The Desulfotomaculum sp. sequence GGATTATTACGAAGAAACACCCCAGCTCATGGCGCTGAAACAATACCTTACCGGTCTTATTGATGATCCGGATATGGTACTGGACACACTTGATGAAATTCATGATCTGTGCGCCGCCGAAGTTAGAACGCAGGAATACTTTGATTTACTGGATGCAACCGGGATTGTGTTTGATGGCATGGAACAGGTAAACAAAATAATGCAGCTTATTGCAGATGTACATAACAACACCCGTCTAAGGAGCAATTATGGCCATACCCCAAATGAGCTTCGCCCTGTAGGCAAATCCAATCTGATTCCCTTTCCTTCTTCTCAACCTATACAAAATGAAAAAATCGGCAGAAACGATCCGTGCCCATGCGGCAGCGGAAAGAAATACAAGAAGTGTTGCGGAAGATAGTTTGTTTTCTTTTTGCCATTGGGTCTGACGGCCTATAAATAAAAAAACCCCTTATGGGGCATTTTGCTTAAGCGGACCTTCAGCCAGAAATTCTATCCAGCCGCAGGAATCCACTACAATCAAAACCTTTCCTCCTCATCCCGCTCTATGACAGTATCCATTCCGCGTAAAATACCCCTCATCTCAGAAATAGGCATGTTTGGAATCAGTCTAATGCTGCCGTTTTCCGCGATAAGGTGCAACTTCTGTCCCTTTTTTATCCCTAAAGATTATCGATTCTCCCCTTACCAAAATAATATGGATAATATAAATATATTCCATCAAGATCGGACTGTCAATAAAAACGGGTACGCAAGAAAAAACCTTACAACCACTTATTGGGGTCAGGCTTGACTTATTTAAGACTTGACTTATTTAGATACTTTGACTCATTCAAATAACTATGTAAAAACAAACGAGAAAGGGTAGGCTAATTATCCTGGCGGACTTTGCCTACCCTTCTCCTGGAGCGTTGTGCAATTCAGCACGTCCTCCTTTTTAGATTTACCCCTCCTTCATCTGATCCGCAGGCGCCATCACCGCTTTTCAGACTAACCAGCCACTTCCTGTAATAGCCGTCGAATAGTACCTTCGTTAAGCTAATTCCTCCGTCTACTACAAGTTTTTCGCGCCGGCCTTCAATCCCTGCTTATTTGAAACTCCTACTTCTCAAGGGGCATTTGCTTACTTTCAGGTTGATTATGGTTCCCCATTCCTCCGATTTTTAAGCTTACCGGTAGATATCTACTCGACCCCCAAGTAGAAGCTTTTGGCTCAGCAGGTCATTAAAAGCCTTAGCTTAGTTCGCTGGTTATCAAGGAGCTTCCCTCGTACTCGGGTGGCCCCTTTCTGAGGTCAATTTAATAATACCCTATGTTTTTACTCGTGTCAATAGTTAATTTTAAATATTTTATAATATTATAATATTCCGATAGCTTACCAAATTAGGAGCACTAAAACCATCTTTTAAAAGAAAAAACCCTTACAACCATAGTAAGGGTTAGAAATATGTATTGGGGGAAAGATTTAAATCCGTACAGTCCCTTTTGCGCCGCCTTATGGCGTTAACTTCGCGGTCAGTTTGTTAAGCTCCGACTCCCTAACGACTCGCATAAACTGGTACACCTTATCCGGATCCCTGTTTCCAAACTCGTCCTCTACACCAGTCAGGATATCTACAGCATATGGGTCAGCCTCCTGAATAATTTGCTGGACGTTCGCCGGGTTCAGCCCTCCAGCCAGGATCACCGGCAAAGCAGCCTCCTGCCGGACAGCCCTAAATGCTGACAGGTCAACGGTAACTCCCGTGCCCCCGGGTCGAAAATCGGTATAGGAATCTACCAGCAAAGCAGAAATTTCAGTCCCGGCAATAGCCCGTGCCGCAACAACAGGATCGGTAAACTCAAAAGCACACTTGCCGCGGCTGTCTATACGCAAAGCCTTAATAGTTTTTATACCCTGCCGGCCCAGCCGGTGAGCCAGCTCTTTTATTTCCGGCAGTGTTTCCTGATAATGAAGCTGAATCAGATCAGGGCGGACGGCTTCAGCCACAGCCAGGATATTCTCCACCGTTCCTCCTGTTACCACACAGGAGCTGACATAGGGAGGTACTTTTTCAACCAGCCTTCGGGCTTCGGCCCTTGTCATGTTCCACGGCACCGGCACGGGGTAATCTACCACAAACCCTACGGTATGCACTCCGGCTTTTACACAAAGGTTAACGTCTTCTTCATTCATCAAACCGCAAATCTTAACTCGCGTCATAGATTTTCCATCCTTGTTTCACTAAGACAGCGGAACATTTCCGGAGGGTCTTCAGCCCGCAGGATGGCGGTCCCCACCAGCACCGCATGGGCGCCCGCCCTCAGGGCCCGCTGTACATCTTCAGAGGAAGAGATAGAACTTTCACTGATAATTAAAACATCCGGTCTGACCAGGCCGGTCAGCTTTTCAGTATTGCCTACGTTTCCTCCGTCCAATTCTAATTCTACAATATTACGGTTGTTAATGCCCAGCATAGTCAAA is a genomic window containing:
- a CDS encoding nucleic acid-binding protein; this encodes MFSVLLTYIYMDASYCFWDEYIVDVDFEEDDFDGVPALLAARKGKPRYAPPQEEFLKYSDWDYYEETPQLMALKQYLTGLIDDPDMVLDTLDEIHDLCAAEVRTQEYFDLLDATGIVFDGMEQVNKIMQLIADVHNNTRLRSNYGHTPNELRPVGKSNLIPFPSSQPIQNEKIGRNDPCPCGSGKKYKKCCGR
- a CDS encoding N-(5'-phosphoribosyl)anthranilate isomerase, which translates into the protein MTRVKICGLMNEEDVNLCVKAGVHTVGFVVDYPVPVPWNMTRAEARRLVEKVPPYVSSCVVTGGTVENILAVAEAVRPDLIQLHYQETLPEIKELAHRLGRQGIKTIKALRIDSRGKCAFEFTDPVVAARAIAGTEISALLVDSYTDFRPGGTGVTVDLSAFRAVRQEAALPVILAGGLNPANVQQIIQEADPYAVDILTGVEDEFGNRDPDKVYQFMRVVRESELNKLTAKLTP